The genomic DNA CATTGTAAGATAGATCTCGCTGTCCACGTCTTCTTCCAAAACAAGCGCTGCATTGAATCGGATATTGCGCAATTGGTAGCCTAGTTCGttgggaagaggaaatggGCGGGTTGGTTTACGCATGCAGCTTGTCTGGTACATTGCCTCGACTGCCATTGCGATATATCCGGATGCAGGGAAGACGACGTCCGTCCCGATTCGGTGATCCCGTAACCACGGGAGATGACTGAGATCCATGGTTTTCTTAAATGTTGGATGGAGCCACGATGTGCCAAGAATTTTGCTTCCCAGCAGGTCATGGTGCACAAAAGGTCGAAATCTCCAGTCCTTACTGGGTTGTGTCTCGAACCAGTACGAGGTGGAATGCTCCCAGCAGTAGTTCGGCAGGTCCACGATCACCATGGGTCGGGTTGCTTGACTGTCTGTGATAACCCTCTCAAGATCGACTGGTGCCCCCGCCAGAAAGAGTTGACCAGCGACTGCAAGTGTGTTATGAATTGAATCAGACCCTCGATTCAATgccgaaagataagagacCTTGGATGGTGCCCCCTCGAGGGCCCTTTGGACCTGTGTGATGGGCCCCTTAAGCGCACCATGAGGCCCAATTTCAACCAACAACGTCACCGAGGAGTTTCCACACAACATAGCACGAGCCGCATCCTCGAAGCGAACCGGAGAGGTcatgttcctcttccagtaTTCAATGTCCGGACACGCCTCTTGCCGGGATCCTGTGACCGAGGAAAACATTGTGACGTCGCCTGGTAGTGGGAATTCCCGCGCGATTGCTGGGAGGTCACGGTTCAGCAGACTCTCATATACTTCACCAATCGCCTCCATATGTGTGGAATGGTATGCAAGTTCTACCTGCAGCATTCGAGCGAAGACACCACCCTCCGTGAGTCTGTCTTTCACTTGCTCGAGCACTGAGGAAAGCCCAGATAATGTCACGCTTGCAGGGCTATTGTAGCATGCAATTTCAACCCCTTCCAACCCATCAATGTAAGGTGTGACTTGCTCTGCACCTAATCCGACCGCAAGCATCCCAAGAGGTAGGGTATCGTTTAGTTGCCCCTGCTGAGAAGCCATGCCACGATGGTATGCGACAACGATCGCCTCGGCATCGCTCAGGTAGCCAGCCGCATATGCCGCCGCAATCTCGCCCGAGGAATGACCAACAACACTGGTGGGCGAGACTCCCCAACTTCGGAAGAGCTCGATTATTGCTATCTGCAATGCAGTGACCAGTGGTTGACTTAGTTCCGGAGCTCGGACATGATCAGGGCTACATGCCTTGGTCAATTCCTCGTATAATGACCATGTCGGCTTGTTGGGTAGACGTTGCAAGACAGTTTCCAGTCTCTCCACACACCTCCTTGCCACAGGAAATGATGTCAGTAGGTCGAAGCCCATCTGAGGCCATTGTGCGCCTTGGCCGGTAAAGACAAAGCCCACCTTCACGGCGTTGACACTTTTCTTACCGTAAACCACTTTTGTCGGGTCGAGATGTTTCAGGTTGTCGGTGATGAGGTAGCCTCGGTGGAAGTGTTTGCTTCTGCGCACGCCGAGTGTGTAGGCCACATCGCGGACATTGAGATGTACGCCTGGGCTGGTGCAATGCTGAGAAAACCTCTCAATATAATGTTTGAGAGAGTCCTTATGGTTTGCTGAGAAGCATAGAATATATGGTTGCTTGGCGGGCTCTTCTTTTATAGAGTCCGGACTAGGAGATGTGTAGGACGATCTGTGTGCTGGACAGTAATCCAAGTGAACAACCCTGGGCTCTTCCAAGATTGCGTGAGAGTTGCTGCCACCAAATCCAAAATTGTTCACTCCTACGCGTCGGAACGGGACATCGTTTGGGAAAGGGACGACACTTTGACTAACCTTTACCCTCGATCCACCGAAGTCAACTGTCTGGTTTTAGCACACATCGTCAGGAAGGTCCTTTCGCGACTTGTTACGTACTCTTGGGGTTAGGCGTCTCAAAAGTCGGATTGCCTGGAATGAGCCCTGTTTCCAAGATCATGATGGCTTTCATCAAGCCGGACAAACCCGCCGCCGTCTCCGAATGCCCTATGTTACTTTTGATCTAAATAGTGCATTAGTGTCTGTCACTATAAGATGTGATCTCCATACTGATCCAATGTGCAGTGGTCTATCAAGCGTCCGTGAAGGTGCGAAGACCGAGGAGACGCCAGCCACCTCAACCGGGTCTCCAGCTAAGGTGCCGGTTCCATGGCATTCCAGATACGACGTGAGCGAAAAGTCGGTGATGTTGGCATTCTCATATGCGGTGCGTACGGCAGCAGCCTGGGCATCGGCGCTGGGCGACGCAATACCAGGCGTACGACCGCTGTGGTTATTGGCCGTACCTCGAATGACTGCACGGATGGGGTCCCCGTCCTGTATGGCATCGTCAAGTCGTTTCAATATCACAGCGTTGATTCCTTCTGCCTTGATGTACCCGTCTGCTTTGGCGTCGAATGTGTGACAGCGTCCTGTTGGCGAGTGGGTGTTTCTGATCGGTCCAGCTACACCAAGTCATTAGTCGATGAAGTCTGACACCGTACATGCTTTACATACTGTCACAACCATATTCCGGGCTAGTTTCAGTCAGCATATTTATATTTCTCTATATTATGGGGTTATGCGAGTATGACTTACTGCAGCACCAGGTTGGATGCCGCGATGACGGCCCCGTTAATCTCTCCAGTTTGAAGGAATTTACATGCCATGTCCAGTGCCACCAACGAGCTGGAGCATGCGGTATCAAGGGACATGCTGTGTCTTCATCAGTATCCTTATGCTAGGAGGATCTAGCGCAAGACAAGATGTACCTCGGACCTGTAATACCCAGGAAGTGACTCACGCGGTTACTCAACATCGTTCCGGAGCCACCAATGCCCGCATTCACCGGTCTAGAGTCTGGATCCCGGGCGAATACGTCCCAGTAGTCTAGCTGAATGTCAGCACGCAGTTGTGATCCTAGACCGGGGATGATAGTTACGGACCTCCAGGGTGACCTCCGACGAAGCAACCATATCTTTGGCCCGCTAGCGACTCCAATGTAAGTCCGGCATTCTCTAATGCTTCATAGATAACCTCTAAGATGATTCGTTGTTGCGGGTCCATGGCCGTTGCCTCCTGCGCTGAAATGTTAAAGAATGACGCATCGAACTTCGCCGGGTCAACGGATTCCATAAACATGGCGCCAGGAGAGCGCATTGTTTTAGGCCTATCAGACCCATCATAGAAGGCGTCGATGTTGAATCGTGATTTGGGAACATCAGTGCCTGCCACACCCCCTTTCATCAGGAATTCCCATAGTTTCTGAGGAGAGTCACTGTGTCCGGGCAAGCGACATGCCATGCTGACCACTGCGATTGGCTCCTGGACGGGTCGAACGGACCCCATCGATAGAGAGGAGTCCGATGTTTGTGGTGTCATAGCCATGATGAGAGAGAGTATGGTATGCTACCTACAATGCCGGATAGAGAGTTGCAGGATGGTGGGGTGGACAGGCAAATAACTGAGTGAAGGTCATCACGTTATCCCATCCTTGCTGGTTCCATTCGCCCTTTTCTTGGCGAATCGCTTAGCTTGGTTTCATCAGGGATCTGCATCCTGACATGCGTGAAGAGTTGTGCATGAGATGCATCTCTCGCATGCTGGCCTCCGACTAGAGGTCTTAACTTCGCACAAGGCTCACCTATCAACCTAATAGGACACTCCCTATGGTATTCAGTGGCAACTAGAAAAGGCTATCAAGATACCCCGCCACATCTCACGCGGGGCAGTCTGGAGGATGGTCTATCCTTAATGCAAAGAGCACGCACTCGGCGATTGATTCCCGAAAGGATGATCGTCCTCGTATTGACTCTCCACTCTTTATGCTGGAGAGTGGAGATTGTCTCTGAACCTCCGCATTTGCCCGATCCATTTCTCGATCGTAGCATTTGATTTCCTGTCCCGAGCTTTCATATGGGTGTTTGGCCCACGCATCCAAATCGCCCAAACGGGATCACTACACACATACCGAGTTGATGGTTTGCCAGCGCGCCCACACGTAAAAAGGTGAGAGAAGTAGAATTAACCAACAGTCATGGTTTTACTATAGCATCTACCTGCCTGCAATATTCATCTGGTTATAAAGGTTCTCTTTACCCACATCATCGTCCACCAACTGTCGGAATAGCCCGTTTCGGGACTGCATCAAATCCTGGGGAGACCCGAATTCCACTGCCCTTCCTTCGTGCAGAACAAGCACACGGTCAAAGTCAGCAATAGTTTGTAGACGATGTGCGATAACAATCAGTGTCgggctcttctttccaatCTGAGAGCGAATAGAACGCTGGATCATCTGATCGGTGTCATGATCCATAGCAGATGTCGCTTCATCCATGACGAGCACAGCTGGGGCTGACAGCATCGCTCTCGCCAGGCAAAGTATCTGGCGTTCACCACAAGACAGATTTGACCCTCCATCGGCCACAGACGCATGGAGCGCCTCGGGATTGTCCCAGAAGACGCGTTTGAGCGCCTCAATTAGCGAGTCATCGGAATACTGGCCAAATGGATCCAGGTTGGATCGCACGGTGCCTGTGAAAAGTATTGGATTTTGCGGAATCATGGCGAGTCTTCTGCGCAGATGATGCAGTTTAATAGTACTTatatcaacaccatcaaTCAAAATTGCCCCCTCGCGTGCCTCTAGGCAACGGAGGAGTGCCAGGGCAAGCGATGATTTGCCTGCACCGGTCCGTCCAACGACTCCAAGGCGTTGTCCGGGTTCCACAGTAAAGGTGATATTGTGAAGGACAGGAGAAAGCTCCGGCGAGTAGGCCACGGTCAGGCTCCGGACAGACAACCTCCCCTCTGTAGGCCACCGGTCAGGAGCATCCTCACCGTCACTATTTTCTATTGGTACCTCAGTATACTCCATGGCCCTTTCCACCGCACTGAAGTCCATCTCTGCGGTCGCATACGTTCGGCTTAACATGACCAGTGCATGACAGAGATGATTGGTAAAAACCAGGGCAAACCCTGCGAAAGAGCCTGTGATTGATGGGCTGCTAACaacgaagaaaagagtaaaTAATGAGAAGAGCGTGCCCAGCACGTTGATGCGAAATGTCAGCCATCGGTTGAGCAAATATAGATACCACGAGGTCTTGGCCTGTTGGTCAATCTTTGCATGCATAATGCTGCTATAGTCTTCACCCCTGCGGAATGCCTGGATGGTACTAAGCCCTTGCGAGGTCATGTTGAAATGTTCATAAACGGTACCCCTTGTAGTTGCCTCGAGTTGTTTAATCTGGCAGACTGCCACGACGTAGCGCTTCGTATACCAGAGGACTGCGCAAAGAAGGATTGCGGCGACGATTGTCAGGGCCGGACAAACCAATACCGCACCCATGATCACACCAACACAGTCCATGGCAGCGCTGAACAACCCGATCAGATCAAATCCCAGTCGTGAGTCAATGAGGTAAAAGTCTGAAGCGAACAGATTGATCAAGTTCCCGGTAGGTACGGACTCTAGCCACTGAAGTTGTGCTTGCAGCAGGGCATGAATTGTTTGGTGGAATAGCTCCCTGGCGGCTTGGAGGGACACATCAAACACGAGGTAGGATCGCAATGTTCCCAGTACACACGCGGTACATGCAATAATGATATAGCCAAGCGTGTAGTATCCCATTCTCCGAGGGTCTGGTGTGGTTGAGGATCCGCTTTCGGTCCACAGACGCACCCAGGAGTACTAAGTTCTCAGCATTAGTTTATCGATTTTATTGGAATCCTCAATAGCAGAAAGCTAACGGTGCATAccaaagcaaggagaagacCATTATAGCCAATATAGCACCCAGCTACGACAGCCCACGACCTCGACCCACCGCTAGTTTGAATGTAGTGGCGTAACACATCCCGTCGAACTAAATTCTGTGGTGAACGGCCATCCTCCATGAAAGCACCCTTCGTTCTCTCGGTCGGATCATCCGCCGAGACTAGTGTGTTGTATGAATGTCTAACCGGTGTCGACTCGGGCGTATGTATGTCATGCTTGCTCTCATTACCTGCCGTATCTCTATTCTCTTCGAGGCTGGGGTGCAATAGATAGGGTGGGATTCCTGCGAAAACGACTGTCCCATTATCGAGAGTTACAAGATATTTGGCCTTAGAGGCACAAAGCTGAACATGGTGCGTCACCAAAATTCGCGTTCGGCCTTGGGCGAGTTCACCCGTCaagccatggatgaagatgtgtcGCGCAGTGTGAATATCCACAGCACTGAAAATGTCATCCAGCAGCAGGATTCCCGCTCGTGAGTACAAGGCTCGAGCAAGTGCGACACGCGTCTTTTGTCCCCCGCTCAGCTTACACCCATTGGGGCCGATATCAGTCAGATCGCCGTGCTCAAGTTGCTCAAGGTCCTTTATCAATGCGCAGGCATACAGCACAGATTGATATCTTTTCGGCTCAAGAGGCAGGCCGAAAAGAATATTATCGCGTATTGTGGCAGCCTCGTTCCACGGAAGCTGGGGGACAAATGCGACGGCGTGATCAATCACCCACCTTGGTTGTGTAGTCGTTGTCTGTCCGTATATCTCGTCGTGTGACGCTGGTACCGGACGTCGCAGAATTCCAGACTGTATGTGGCACTCGTCCAGAATCGTTCGTAGAAGGAGGCTCTTCCCCATGCCCGTGGCACCCGTGATGATGCTTAGCTCTTTAGGTGGGAAACTGGCTGTTACGTTGTGCAATGTCCCTGAGCCTTGATCTCCTGCCGAGCTTTCATAACATACCGTGGCGCTCTGGAATTCTATACGTTCCCCTGAGGCTATGGTCGACGACGCCTTCTCGGTTTCAAGAAAGCTACCTATCCGCCTTAAGCTAATCCTGGCGCCAACGATCCCAGACCAAAGGTCAGGAATGAGCCCCAGGATGAACTGAATGTATCCCAGCAGAGACAGGGCAGGAAACGCCACAGAGGGGGTCAGACTCCCATGTCTCCACGTGTATATGCCTATAGCCGTGGCCGAGACCAGAACAGGTCCTACTAGATGGCAGGCTAGATTCATTAAATACCAGTGGAACGCGGCACGGTGTTCCTGCAGCCCTCGCTCAAgaagttgattgattttAACCTCCCATTTGCGTTCCAGTGCGGCGATCTTGACCTGTCGGATACATTGTAGGGCCTCTGTTAGTGCAGCCATTTTACTATCCCGGAGACCCGTCAAGGCTCGCTCCGCTGCTCCGTACCTCTGCAGAAAGATCCGGTGCAGCGGTGTAATGATGAGCAAGGTGGAAAGTCCGGCAAGCAAACTTTGCCATCCTAGTAAATGTGCCAGCAGGGTACTCGCGACGATTAGCTTCATTGCCTGTAGAACATTTGAATAGAGGAATCCTGCCACGGTCGCAATGCGTTGTGTGTCCATGGAGATGAGGTTTGTGAGGTTCTGCTCGTTGAGACTGTCCCCAGCCAGCTGAGAGTGAGAGATAAGTTTATGGTAGAGAATCGCCGTCAGTTGCTGTGTCAAGGGAACTGAGATTTTATTCATCGCCAGCCACAACAGCCAGTTCTCGAGCCACGCAGAAAGACCAATCGTAAGGCCACAGACCAAGGCCCACCACGTCAAGGATGCAGTATCTGACTGTCTCGTTGACTGTTCTTCGAGCAATTGcagcatcatccacaacGCTAACTGTGGTGTAAACGCTACCACGGCGAGCGGGATAGAAAGCATAATCTGATTGCGCAGACATTTGCCATGCGAAAGGAGCAGTAGCCTGAACAAAGACCATTCGTCACAGCGATGTGATGGGTTATTGCACGGGGCCTGGGTAAATTCCTCCTGCAGAATCCCTGCTCGTGTCCGATCATCCAGCTCCGGTAGATCATCCAAGGTGACCCGACGTCGGGCTTCGGCCACCGCGACCAATTCGCTCACCCagtggaaagaaagacgCCCTAGGACGGAGGAtgaaccttcaccatcaaTTGCCTTTCCGTCCCGGAATATGCGGGATCGTCGCGGCAATGATAGAGTGATCAAGATTGAGATTCCAACGATTCCGTGATTGATCCGCGCCATCACAAGCAGCGCCTCTggagatttctttgcttcctcgCTCGTGTACTGCTCAATTACGGAGAGTAACGCTACTACGAAGCAGCTAAGGCATCCTCTCAAGCCAATCACATATCTTGCACTAGATATGGA from Aspergillus oryzae RIB40 DNA, chromosome 7 includes the following:
- a CDS encoding ABC transporter C family protein (multidrug resistance-associated protein/mitoxantrone resistance protein, ABC superfamily), producing MDFSAVERAMEYTEVPIENSDGEDAPDRWPTEGRLSVRSLTVAYSPELSPVLHNITFTVEPGQRLGVVGRTGAGKSSLALALLRCLEAREGAILIDGVDISTIKLHHLRRRLAMIPQNPILFTGTVRSNLDPFGQYSDDSLIEALKRVFWDNPEALHASVADGGSNLSCGERQILCLARAMLSAPAVLVMDEATSAMDHDTDQMIQRSIRSQIGKKSPTLIVIAHRLQTIADFDRVLVLHEGRAVEFGSPQDLMQSRNGLFRQLVDDDVGKENLYNQMNIAGR
- a CDS encoding uncharacterized protein (multidrug resistance-associated protein/mitoxantrone resistance protein, ABC superfamily) → MARINHGIVGISILITLSLPRRSRIFRDGKAIDGEGSSSVLGRLSFHWVSELVAVAEARRRVTLDDLPELDDRTRAGILQEEFTQAPCNNPSHRCDEWSLFRLLLLSHGKCLRNQIMLSIPLAVVAFTPQLALWMMLQLLEEQSTRQSDTASLTWWALVCGLTIGLSAWLENWLLWLAMNKISVPLTQQLTAILYHKLISHSQLAGDSLNEQNLTNLISMDTQRIATVAGFLYSNVLQAMKLIVASTLLAHLLGWQSLLAGLSTLLIITPLHRIFLQRYGAAERALTGLRDSKMAALTEALQCIRQVKIAALERKWEVKINQLLERGLQEHRAAFHWYLMNLACHLVGPVLVSATAIGIYTWRHGSLTPSVAFPALSLLGYIQFILGLIPDLWSGIVGARISLRRIGSFLETEKASSTIASGERIEFQSATVCYESSAGDQGSGTLHNVTASFPPKELSIITGATGMGKSLLLRTILDECHIQSGILRRPVPASHDEIYGQTTTTQPRWVIDHAVAFVPQLPWNEAATIRDNILFGLPLEPKRYQSVLYACALIKDLEQLEHGDLTDIGPNGCKLSGGQKTRVALARALYSRAGILLLDDIFSAVDIHTARHIFIHGLTGELAQGRTRILVTHHVQLCASKAKYLVTLDNGTVVFAGIPPYLLHPSLEENRDTAGNESKHDIHTPESTPVRHSYNTLVSADDPTERTKGAFMEDGRSPQNLVRRDVLRHYIQTSGGSRSWAVVAGCYIGYNGLLLALVCTVSFLLLRIPIKSIN